Proteins co-encoded in one Nematostella vectensis chromosome 15, jaNemVect1.1, whole genome shotgun sequence genomic window:
- the LOC5502022 gene encoding uncharacterized protein LOC5502022, protein MLGRLFPIILCLLASTPLKATFQRDLLTYINDFRHLHAGGPLINSPTATALAQKAAERYRQSGDINSAANPKLSTNLCLFNGNIRDLAKTCAISWYTTIKHHNWCRPQASGNAGPFMNMIWNNTNRIGIGISKASDTKYYVVAYFSPKRKGELKRNVRPVKIITDASSKAKCPAGYSRFGSNCFKYHTTPVTWDDAVLRCANENATLVSVRNQDEEKFMRDLQVRSGGQGYMWIGLSDRLQEGHFAWLDGLHFKLGVCAPVNAHGGAAENCVVWTTSKPISCWSDKSCSEKHPYMCRMPVEGKSTFRVEILYKNFRWNPNFRDRTTKAFRDLQRGIKVAIKEVLQKPSGRVGGGLRTVKITGTRPLSVPGGRRGTIVKLKLQFRTDTADPTLQFQRFLRKSERIVSITLDRPVHDSLDKTMCSFPCQKKLSNPGCKCPLVTSPTYSHVTYPGYQYPFYQHAGYQQPAFQHTGYQYQYPVPQQCQTCMPQTPQCYMFCDESCCGKAKVQTKDSLKRLRELRDELQDSQELDYSDFQGVGQFLKVKDGAVDKRKVERAVEMVDRNIKKLEAKLREKLSENNDMDDVPEDLPDYQQMNLLPDNNDHEDDDNDVDDDDDNDYNGWSGGDELLKDPSPAPLKPKDQSTVTKPASSPTPTKESIDGPPAGAEPAVSDAEQEYEEHWPSHNSDESHADTEVSSGNQATESDVTDEQDHEEEKESNALPEMF, encoded by the exons ATGCTAGGTAGGCTTTTTCCCATCATCCTTTGCCTGCTGGCTTCAACTCCACTAAAAG CAACATTTCAGAGGGATCTCCTGACGTACATCAATGACTTTCGTCATCTCCACGCGGGGGGTCCACTCATCAATTCGCCAACTGCCACTGCGCTTGCGCAGAAAGCCGCCGAGCGATACAGACAGTCAGGCGACATTAACTCAGCTGCAAATCCTAA GCTCAGCACAAATCTGTGTCTCTTTAATGGCAACATCCGGGACCTTGCCAAGACATGCGCAATAAGCTGGTACACAACCATCAAGCACCACAACTGGTGCAGACCGCAGGCATCAGGGAACGCGGGCCCGTTCATGAACATGATCTGGAATAATACAAACCGCATCGGGATTGGTATCTCGAAAGCTTCTGACACAAAGTATTATGTCGTGGCGTATTTTTCACCCAAGCGAAAAGGGGAACTGAAGAGAAACGTGCGACCGGTAAAGA TTATCACTGATGCAAGCTCAAAAG CGAAGTGTCCCGCGGGATACTCGCGCTTCGGGTCAAACTGCTTCAAGTACCATACCACGCCGGTCACGTGGGATGACGCAGTGCTAAGATGCGCCAATGAGAACGCGACGCTGGTCTCTGTGCGGAATCAGGACGAGGAGAAGTTCATGCGTGACCTTCAAGTGAGGAGCGGTGGCCAGGGATACATGTGGATAG GCCTGAGTGACCGTCTTCAGGAGGGACACTTCGCCTGGCTGGACGGGTTACACTTTAAACTTGGCGTCTGTGCCCCTGTGAACGCTCATGGTGGCGCGGCAGAGAACTGTGTTGTCTGGACGAcgtctaagccaatcagcTGCTGGTCTGATAAGAGTTGCTCTGAGAAGCATCCATATATGTGTAGGATGCCCGTTGAAG GGAAATCAACGTTTAGAGTTGAAATACTCTACAAAAACTTCCGATGGAATCCGAATTTTCGAGACAGAACAACGAAAGCATTCCGTGACCTTCAGAGAGGGATCAAAGTTGCG ATTAAGGAGGTTCTTCAGAAGCCTTCAGGGCGAGTAGGAGGTGGATTGCGAACAGTCAAGATTACTGGCACCAG ACCTCTATCTGTCCCAGGAGG GAGACGAGGCACGATAGTCAAGCTGAAGCTACAGTTCCGGACGGACACCGCGGACCCTACTCTGCAATTCCAGCGATTTCTCAGAAAATCAGAGAGGATTGTCAGTATAACATTAGATAGACCAG TTCATGACTCCTTAG ACAAAACGATGTGCTCTTTTCCATGTCAAAAGAAGCTCAGTAATCCGGGTTGCAAGTGCCCCCTTGTGACGTCACCAACTTACTCTCACGTGACCTATCCGGGATACCAATACCCATTTTACCAGCATGCGGGATACCAGCAACCCGCATTTCAACATACGGGGTATCAATATCAATATCCGGTACCACAGCAATGCCAGACCTGTATGCCCCAGACCCCTCAATGCTACATGTTTTGCGATGAGTCCTGCTGTGGCAAAGCCAAAGTTCAAACCAAAGACTCGCTTAAAAGATTACGAGAGCTGCGCGACGAGTTGCAAGACAGTCAAGAATTAGATTATTCGGATTTTCAAGGTGTGGGACAGTTTCTGAAAGTAAAAGACGGCGCAGTTGATAAAAGGAAGGTGGAAAGAGCTGTTGAGATGGTGgatagaaatataaaaaaactggaAGCTAAACTTCGGGAGAAATTATCAGAAAATAATGATATGGACGACGTTCCGGAAGATCTCCCGGATTACCAGCAGATGAATTTGCTTCCGGACAATAATGATCATGAAGATGACGATAACGACGtagacgatgatgatgataatgattacaATGGGTGGAGTGGCGGTGATGAATTGCTGAAGGACCCGAGCCCTGCGCCGCTAAAGCCAAAAGATCAAAGCACTG TCACAAAACCTGCTTCGTCACCAACACCTACCAAGGAATCCATCGACGGACCACCAGCGGGTGCTGAGCCCGCAGTCTCAGACGCTGAACAGGAATACGAGGAGCATTGGCCGTCACACAACAGCGATGAGAGTCACGCAGACACTGAAGTGAGCTCCGGTAACCAAGCAACAGAAAGTGACGTCACTGACGAGCAGGACCATGAGGAGGAGAAAGAATCGAATGCACTCCCTGAAATGTTTTGA